In Egicoccus sp. AB-alg2, the following are encoded in one genomic region:
- the tsaE gene encoding tRNA (adenosine(37)-N6)-threonylcarbamoyltransferase complex ATPase subunit type 1 TsaE — MLPVLTLRSKAPEQTRELAAALAPMLAPGDVVALSGELGAGKTCFVQGAARALGVHDRVTSPTFTLVRTYPEADVPIVHCDVYRLDRLQDVLDLGDEVLAPDVVTFVEWGDAVASLLPDDRLDVELTLADDEDLDGDRLVRLRPTGPHWQRRLEDLADACAAWRVEG, encoded by the coding sequence GTGCTGCCCGTGCTGACGCTGCGCTCCAAGGCGCCGGAACAGACCCGCGAGCTCGCGGCCGCGCTGGCGCCGATGCTCGCGCCCGGTGACGTCGTCGCCCTCAGCGGCGAACTGGGCGCCGGCAAGACGTGCTTCGTCCAGGGGGCCGCCCGGGCGCTCGGCGTCCACGACCGCGTGACGTCGCCGACGTTCACCCTGGTGCGCACCTATCCCGAGGCCGACGTACCGATCGTGCACTGCGACGTCTACCGGCTCGACCGCCTGCAGGACGTCCTGGACCTCGGCGACGAGGTGCTGGCGCCGGACGTGGTCACGTTCGTGGAGTGGGGTGACGCCGTGGCGTCCCTGCTGCCCGACGACCGGCTGGACGTCGAGCTCACGCTGGCCGACGACGAGGACCTCGACGGCGACCGGCTCGTGCGCCTGCGCCCGACCGGGCCGCACTGGCAGCGGCGGCTCGAGGACCTCGCCGACGCGTGCGCCGCCTGGCGCGTGGAAGGGTGA
- the tsaB gene encoding tRNA (adenosine(37)-N6)-threonylcarbamoyltransferase complex dimerization subunit type 1 TsaB produces MTDVLVLGLETSTGQSSVALVGNDGVVASASLGVARRHGEFLAPAIRFCLTQAGVDVERVTGVAVGLGPGLYTGLRVGIATAQAFAAARDLPVVGLSGLDVIAFQARHVRRLICAVIDARRGELFWALYRAVPGGVQRQTELRVGTPPQLAAELEAAGEDCLVIGDGLARARDDLRRVGVDASDLFDASPDAAHLAELAVPRFEREETTRPTDLLPIYLRQADAKIGWETRGRLRGGEAS; encoded by the coding sequence GTGACCGACGTGCTCGTCCTTGGTCTGGAGACCTCGACCGGCCAGTCCTCCGTGGCGCTGGTCGGCAACGACGGCGTGGTCGCGTCGGCCTCGCTGGGCGTCGCGCGGCGTCACGGCGAGTTCCTGGCGCCGGCCATCCGGTTCTGCCTGACGCAGGCCGGCGTCGACGTCGAGCGCGTGACGGGGGTCGCCGTCGGCCTCGGCCCGGGGCTGTACACCGGCCTGCGTGTCGGCATCGCGACCGCGCAGGCGTTCGCGGCCGCCCGCGACCTGCCCGTGGTCGGCCTGTCCGGGCTGGACGTGATCGCCTTCCAGGCCCGCCACGTCCGCCGGCTGATCTGCGCCGTGATCGACGCCCGCCGTGGCGAGCTGTTCTGGGCGCTCTACCGCGCCGTGCCCGGCGGGGTGCAGCGCCAGACCGAGCTGCGCGTCGGCACGCCGCCGCAGCTCGCGGCCGAGCTGGAGGCGGCCGGCGAGGACTGCCTCGTCATCGGCGACGGGCTCGCCCGGGCCCGCGACGACCTGCGACGCGTCGGCGTGGACGCGTCCGACCTGTTCGACGCCAGCCCCGACGCCGCGCACCTCGCGGAGCTGGCGGTCCCGCGCTTCGAGCGCGAGGAGACCACGCGGCCCACGGACCTGCTGCCGATCTACCTGCGTCAGGCCGACGCGAAGATCGGTTGGGAGACGCGCGGCCGCCTCCGCGGTGGCGAGGCGTCGTGA
- the rimI gene encoding ribosomal protein S18-alanine N-acetyltransferase gives MSPPAPDVGTGRVEVHVEPAGPADLHELRTLPGLAESTRRQLAADLTRGDRRCLLARTDGGEVVGFVAGLRQLDDVHVLDVAVAPAVRGRGIGRRLLEELIVQERAAGAAGVTLEVRRSNVPAIALYRRLGFTVEGQRPRYYPDGEDALLMWQHASAGGAQR, from the coding sequence GTGAGTCCGCCGGCGCCCGACGTCGGCACCGGCCGTGTCGAGGTGCACGTGGAGCCGGCCGGCCCGGCAGACCTGCACGAACTCCGCACCCTGCCCGGCCTGGCCGAGTCCACCCGTCGGCAGCTGGCGGCCGACCTCACCCGTGGTGACCGTCGCTGCCTGCTCGCACGCACCGACGGCGGCGAGGTGGTCGGCTTCGTGGCGGGCCTGCGCCAGCTCGACGACGTGCACGTCCTGGACGTCGCGGTGGCACCGGCCGTGCGCGGCCGGGGGATCGGTCGGCGGCTGCTCGAGGAGCTGATCGTGCAGGAACGTGCCGCCGGCGCGGCCGGGGTCACCCTGGAGGTGCGGCGTTCCAACGTGCCGGCCATCGCGCTGTACCGTCGACTGGGTTTCACCGTCGAGGGGCAGCGTCCGCGCTATTACCCCGACGGCGAGGACGCGCTGCTGATGTGGCAGCACGCCTCGGCCGGCGGTGCGCAGCGGTGA
- the tsaD gene encoding tRNA (adenosine(37)-N6)-threonylcarbamoyltransferase complex transferase subunit TsaD has translation MLVLGIETSCDETAVGIVEDRFTLRANVIASQVDLHAPFGGVVPEVAARAHLEALLPTIDHALVEAGCRLSDVDAIAVTAGPGLIGALLVGVSAAKGLALAHDKPLVGVNHLRAHVEVAQLEHGELEPPLAALVVSGGHTSIVAMGEDGRFRQLGSTIDDAAGEAFDKIARFIGLGYPGGPEIDRLARQGDAQAIAFPRAMLHDDTYDLSLSGLKTAVIRYLRKLEAAGQEPDLADVAASFQEAIVDVQVKKTLRAARDQGLERVVLAGGVAANSRLRARFQQACEEAGLGLLVPSIPLCTDNGAMVAASGANQLAAGVVADLELGVDPNLPLAG, from the coding sequence GTGTTGGTACTGGGGATCGAGACGTCCTGTGACGAGACCGCCGTCGGCATCGTCGAGGACCGCTTCACCCTGCGCGCCAACGTCATCGCCTCCCAGGTCGACCTGCATGCGCCGTTCGGTGGGGTGGTGCCCGAGGTCGCCGCTCGCGCCCACCTCGAGGCGCTGCTGCCGACCATCGACCATGCGCTCGTGGAGGCGGGCTGTCGCCTCTCCGACGTGGACGCCATCGCCGTCACGGCGGGGCCCGGGCTGATCGGCGCGCTGCTCGTCGGGGTGTCCGCCGCGAAGGGTCTGGCGCTCGCCCACGACAAGCCGCTGGTCGGTGTCAACCACCTGCGCGCCCACGTCGAGGTGGCACAGCTCGAGCACGGTGAACTCGAACCGCCGCTGGCGGCGCTGGTCGTGTCCGGCGGCCACACCTCGATCGTGGCGATGGGCGAGGACGGCCGGTTCCGGCAGCTCGGTTCCACCATCGACGACGCCGCCGGGGAGGCCTTCGACAAGATCGCCCGGTTCATCGGTCTGGGCTACCCAGGTGGGCCGGAGATCGACCGGCTGGCGCGGCAGGGTGACGCCCAGGCGATCGCCTTCCCGCGGGCGATGCTGCACGACGACACCTACGACCTGTCGTTGTCGGGGCTCAAGACGGCCGTGATCCGCTACCTGCGCAAGCTCGAGGCCGCCGGGCAGGAACCCGACCTGGCCGACGTCGCCGCCTCGTTCCAGGAGGCGATCGTCGACGTGCAGGTGAAGAAGACCCTGCGAGCCGCCCGCGACCAGGGCCTCGAACGTGTCGTGCTGGCCGGCGGCGTGGCCGCCAACAGCCGCCTCCGGGCCCGCTTCCAGCAGGCCTGCGAGGAGGCCGGGCTGGGCCTGCTGGTGCCCTCGATCCCGCTGTGTACGGACAACGGGGCCATGGTGGCCGCGTCCGGTGCCAACCAGCTGGCCGCCGGCGTCGTCGCCGACCTCGAGCTCGGCGTCGACCCCAACCTGCCGCTGGCCGGATGA
- a CDS encoding GNAT family N-acetyltransferase, with amino-acid sequence MLRRLRWRRAGAGELETIVSRLEQWPCEVGGATRHMFALSVIEAQGVASLRLASDDHRWAAAVVFPNRLVVPCGDASVIEEAGSPARRWRLLVGDRATGDAVLHHTPPDPALIVHDQRFFVVDVDRVPGPTELPDPGLRRAEAADLDVLADLAVQLHVDDHFGPDPGRLGWRGYRQRLEGSVRQGLAYCVGPVGKPVFKLERSVSSRRWGVQLAGIVAAPEARGQGLGRAAVAAAVRAALAEGPRGRRITLHVRADNPAAHAAYLAAGFVDREAWRLAVRS; translated from the coding sequence ATGCTGCGGCGGTTGCGGTGGCGGCGCGCCGGGGCGGGTGAGCTGGAGACGATCGTGTCCCGGCTCGAACAGTGGCCCTGCGAGGTCGGCGGTGCCACCCGTCACATGTTCGCGCTCTCGGTCATCGAGGCCCAGGGCGTCGCGTCGCTGCGGCTGGCGTCCGACGACCACCGGTGGGCGGCCGCGGTCGTGTTCCCCAACCGCCTCGTCGTGCCCTGCGGCGACGCGAGCGTCATCGAGGAGGCCGGCAGTCCGGCCCGCCGCTGGCGGCTGCTGGTCGGCGACCGCGCCACCGGCGACGCCGTGCTGCACCACACCCCGCCCGACCCGGCGCTGATCGTGCACGACCAACGGTTCTTCGTCGTCGACGTGGACCGGGTTCCCGGTCCCACCGAGCTGCCCGACCCGGGCCTGCGGCGGGCCGAGGCCGCGGATCTGGACGTCCTGGCCGATCTGGCCGTGCAGCTGCACGTCGACGACCACTTCGGTCCGGATCCCGGCCGGCTGGGCTGGCGTGGTTACCGGCAGCGTCTGGAGGGCAGCGTGCGGCAGGGGCTGGCGTACTGCGTCGGCCCCGTCGGCAAGCCGGTGTTCAAGCTGGAGCGGTCGGTGTCGTCGCGCCGCTGGGGAGTCCAGCTGGCCGGCATCGTGGCCGCGCCGGAGGCGCGGGGCCAGGGGCTGGGGCGCGCCGCGGTGGCCGCCGCCGTCCGTGCCGCCCTGGCCGAGGGGCCACGCGGTCGGCGGATCACGCTGCACGTCCGTGCCGACAACCCGGCGGCGCACGCCGCCTACCTCGCCGCCGGTTTCGTCGACCGCGAGGCCTGGCGGTTGGCCGTGCGCTCCTGA
- a CDS encoding helix-turn-helix domain-containing protein, with amino-acid sequence MSDTSTPAARLGCRLRDIRRQQGLSLADVEVRSDGVWKAVAVGAYERGQRNLTIARLAQLAHFYGVPLQDLLTPVHRPEPVEHAAGASVRRHVLDLRRLEDGEGTPAPVRATARFAADVRRRRGDHNGTLLTVRRDDLHTVAVASGHEPLQLLDSLRNHGAVLPDPAAAAEERTA; translated from the coding sequence ATGAGCGACACCTCGACCCCTGCGGCACGACTCGGCTGCCGGCTGCGCGACATCCGCCGCCAACAGGGCCTGTCGCTCGCGGACGTCGAAGTCCGTAGTGACGGCGTGTGGAAGGCCGTCGCCGTCGGCGCGTACGAACGCGGGCAACGCAATCTGACGATCGCCCGGCTGGCGCAACTCGCGCACTTCTACGGCGTCCCCCTGCAGGACCTCCTCACCCCGGTGCACCGGCCGGAGCCCGTCGAGCATGCCGCGGGGGCGTCGGTCCGGCGCCATGTCCTCGACCTGCGCCGCCTCGAGGACGGCGAGGGCACGCCCGCACCGGTGCGCGCCACGGCGCGGTTCGCCGCCGACGTCCGGCGTCGCCGCGGCGACCACAACGGCACCCTGCTGACCGTGCGGCGCGACGACCTGCACACGGTCGCCGTCGCGAGCGGTCACGAGCCGCTACAGCTGCTCGACAGCCTGCGCAACCACGGCGCCGTGCTGCCCGACCCGGCGGCTGCCGCGGAGGAGCGCACCGCCTGA
- a CDS encoding transcriptional regulator → MSSTARPTGNLVGERLRDIRRQQGLSLAEVEERSAGHWKAVVVGAYERGDRAVTISRLAGLAAFYGVPLSSLLPEPHGATHAPPPSGHEADARGSGRVTLDLRRLDDDAHEALDPIALQAVARFAEHIRLQRGDHNGRVLTVRADDLRTIAVAVGHDPEALLSALREQGAIVTD, encoded by the coding sequence GTGTCCTCGACGGCCCGACCCACGGGCAATCTCGTCGGTGAGCGGCTTCGCGACATCCGTCGGCAGCAGGGGTTGTCCCTCGCCGAAGTGGAGGAACGCAGCGCCGGCCACTGGAAGGCCGTCGTGGTCGGGGCGTACGAACGCGGTGACCGTGCCGTCACGATCTCGCGCCTCGCGGGCCTGGCCGCCTTCTACGGCGTGCCGCTGTCCAGTCTGTTGCCCGAGCCGCACGGCGCGACCCATGCTCCGCCGCCTTCAGGTCACGAGGCCGACGCACGGGGCTCCGGTCGGGTGACCCTCGACCTGCGACGGCTCGACGACGACGCCCACGAGGCGCTCGACCCGATCGCCCTGCAGGCGGTCGCCCGGTTCGCCGAGCACATCCGCCTCCAACGTGGCGACCACAACGGACGGGTCCTCACCGTCCGCGCCGACGACCTGCGCACCATCGCGGTCGCGGTCGGCCACGACCCGGAGGCGCTCCTGTCGGCGCTCCGCGAGCAGGGCGCCATCGTCACCGACTGA
- the groES gene encoding co-chaperone GroES — translation MATATEVKIKPLDDRVIVTIDENEQTTASGLVIPDTAKEKPQQGTVVAVGPGKRSETTGEVIPLDVAAGDTVLFSKYGGTEVKVEGQEYLILSARDILAVVG, via the coding sequence TTGGCCACCGCCACCGAGGTCAAGATCAAGCCTCTCGATGACCGGGTCATCGTCACCATCGACGAGAACGAGCAGACCACTGCCAGTGGTCTGGTGATCCCGGACACCGCGAAGGAGAAGCCGCAGCAGGGCACCGTCGTCGCCGTGGGCCCGGGCAAGCGCTCGGAGACCACCGGCGAGGTCATCCCGCTGGACGTCGCCGCGGGCGACACCGTGCTGTTCAGCAAGTACGGCGGCACCGAGGTCAAGGTCGAGGGCCAGGAGTACCTGATCCTGTCGGCCCGCGACATCCTCGCCGTCGTCGGCTGA
- the groL gene encoding chaperonin GroEL (60 kDa chaperone family; promotes refolding of misfolded polypeptides especially under stressful conditions; forms two stacked rings of heptamers to form a barrel-shaped 14mer; ends can be capped by GroES; misfolded proteins enter the barrel where they are refolded when GroES binds): MAKILSFSEDARRRLEKGVNKLADAVKVTLGPKGRNVVIDKKWGAPTITKDGVTVAREVELEDAYENMGAQLAKEVATKTNDVAGDGTTTATVLAQAIVKEGLRNVAAGANPMQLKRGIDKAVERVVEEIANQAREIETQDEIAQVAAISANNEPTIGRILADAMDKVGKDGVITVEESQTFGMELDFVEGMQFDKGYISPYMVTDPERMEVVFEDPYILIANSKISAVQDLLPVLEKVMQGGRPLVIIAEDLEGEALATLVVNKIRGTFQSAAVKAPGFGERRKAMLQDIAILTGGQVISEEVGLKLENTTVDLLGRARKVVITKDETTIVEGAGSQDDITGRINQIKAEIEKTDSDWDREKLQERLAKLSGGVAVVKVGAATETELKEVKHRIEDALSATRAAVEEGIVAGGGTALLQAEAGLDKLELDSDEATGARIIRQALSAPLYWIASNAGLEGSVVVEKVRGMEPGSGLNALTGEYEDLVKAGVIDPAKVTRSALQNAASIAGLLLTTEALVADKPEPKDEAAAGGHDHGMGGMDF; encoded by the coding sequence ATGGCGAAGATCCTCAGCTTCAGCGAGGACGCGCGCCGGCGCCTGGAGAAGGGCGTCAACAAGCTCGCGGATGCCGTCAAGGTGACGCTGGGCCCCAAGGGCCGCAACGTCGTCATCGACAAGAAGTGGGGCGCTCCCACGATCACGAAGGACGGCGTGACCGTCGCTCGTGAGGTCGAGCTCGAGGACGCCTACGAGAACATGGGCGCCCAGCTGGCCAAGGAAGTCGCGACCAAGACCAACGACGTCGCGGGTGACGGCACCACCACCGCCACCGTGCTCGCCCAGGCCATCGTGAAGGAAGGTCTGCGCAACGTCGCCGCCGGCGCCAACCCGATGCAGCTCAAGCGCGGCATCGACAAGGCCGTCGAGCGCGTCGTCGAGGAGATCGCGAACCAGGCTCGCGAGATCGAGACCCAGGACGAGATCGCCCAGGTCGCGGCCATCTCGGCCAACAACGAGCCGACCATCGGCCGCATCCTGGCCGACGCCATGGACAAGGTCGGCAAGGACGGTGTGATCACCGTCGAGGAGTCGCAGACCTTCGGCATGGAACTCGACTTCGTCGAGGGCATGCAGTTCGACAAGGGCTACATCTCGCCCTACATGGTCACCGACCCCGAGCGCATGGAGGTCGTGTTCGAGGACCCCTACATCCTCATCGCGAACTCCAAGATCTCGGCCGTGCAGGACCTGCTCCCGGTGCTGGAGAAGGTCATGCAGGGTGGCCGTCCGCTGGTCATCATCGCCGAGGACCTCGAGGGCGAGGCCCTGGCGACGCTGGTCGTCAACAAGATCCGCGGCACCTTCCAGTCGGCCGCCGTCAAGGCGCCGGGCTTCGGTGAGCGCCGCAAGGCCATGCTGCAGGACATCGCGATCCTGACCGGCGGCCAGGTCATCTCCGAGGAGGTGGGTCTCAAGCTCGAGAACACCACCGTCGACCTGCTCGGCCGTGCCCGCAAGGTGGTCATCACCAAGGACGAGACCACCATCGTCGAGGGCGCCGGTTCGCAGGACGACATCACCGGCCGGATCAACCAGATCAAGGCCGAGATCGAGAAGACCGACTCCGACTGGGACCGCGAGAAGCTCCAGGAGCGCCTCGCGAAGCTCTCCGGCGGCGTCGCGGTCGTGAAGGTCGGCGCTGCGACCGAGACCGAGCTCAAGGAGGTCAAGCACCGCATCGAGGACGCTCTGTCCGCGACGCGTGCGGCCGTCGAGGAGGGCATCGTCGCCGGCGGTGGCACCGCGCTGCTGCAGGCCGAGGCCGGTCTCGACAAGCTCGAGCTCGACAGCGACGAGGCCACGGGTGCCCGCATCATCCGCCAGGCCCTGTCCGCCCCGCTGTACTGGATCGCGTCGAACGCGGGCCTCGAGGGCTCCGTCGTCGTCGAGAAGGTCCGCGGCATGGAGCCCGGCTCGGGCCTCAACGCCCTCACCGGCGAGTACGAGGACCTGGTCAAGGCCGGCGTCATCGACCCGGCCAAGGTCACCCGTTCGGCGCTGCAGAACGCCGCGTCGATCGCCGGTCTGCTCCTCACCACCGAGGCGCTCGTGGCCGACAAGCCCGAGCCCAAGGACGAGGCGGCCGCCGGTGGCCACGACCACGGCATGGGCGGCATGGACTTCTGA
- a CDS encoding glycosyltransferase family 2 protein yields MSPDPRQRPTLSVVSPVHDEGDGVAAFAKQVAAVLDEHGIDFEVLLVDDGSRDDSWQHITDLAAQDPRVHGLRLSRNFGKEAAMIAGLESATGQAVVVMDADLQHPPDLLPQMVAQWRAGADVVEAVKRTRTGQSVLHQVTARGFNRLFSRATGVDLQNASDFRLLSRPAVDALCSLPERVLFFRGTSTWIGFRRTRLEFDVGDVGERTSRWSTRSLLRLALDGLTSFTAAPLHLVTVAAVVFAVFALLLGIQTLVRWAMGDTVPGFTTLLLVLLVQGTFVLMGLGIIGSYLARIHDEVKGRPRYLVAERVHADDAPSPGPHDGTS; encoded by the coding sequence ATGAGCCCGGATCCTCGTCAGCGACCGACGCTCAGCGTCGTCAGCCCCGTCCACGACGAGGGCGACGGCGTCGCGGCCTTCGCCAAGCAGGTCGCCGCCGTCCTCGACGAGCACGGCATCGACTTCGAGGTACTGCTGGTCGACGACGGCTCGCGGGACGACTCCTGGCAGCACATCACCGACCTCGCCGCACAGGACCCACGGGTCCACGGCCTGCGGCTGTCGCGGAACTTCGGCAAGGAAGCCGCGATGATCGCCGGCCTCGAGTCGGCGACCGGGCAAGCCGTCGTCGTCATGGACGCCGACCTGCAGCACCCACCCGACCTGCTGCCGCAGATGGTCGCCCAGTGGCGTGCGGGCGCCGACGTCGTCGAGGCCGTCAAGCGCACCCGCACCGGCCAATCAGTGCTGCACCAGGTGACGGCCCGCGGCTTCAACCGGCTGTTCTCGCGCGCCACGGGCGTGGACCTGCAGAACGCCTCCGACTTCCGGTTGCTGTCCCGGCCGGCGGTCGACGCGCTTTGCTCCCTGCCGGAGCGGGTGTTGTTCTTCCGCGGCACCAGCACCTGGATCGGGTTCCGGCGGACACGCCTGGAATTCGACGTCGGTGACGTCGGCGAGCGCACGTCGCGGTGGAGCACCCGGTCGCTGCTGCGCCTCGCGCTGGACGGGTTGACCTCCTTCACGGCCGCGCCGCTGCACCTCGTGACCGTGGCGGCCGTCGTCTTCGCGGTCTTCGCCCTCCTGCTCGGCATCCAGACGCTCGTGCGCTGGGCGATGGGTGACACCGTGCCCGGCTTCACGACCCTGCTGCTGGTCCTGCTCGTGCAGGGCACGTTCGTGCTGATGGGGCTCGGCATCATCGGCAGCTACCTGGCCCGCATCCACGACGAGGTGAAGGGGCGGCCGCGCTACCTCGTCGCCGAGCGCGTGCACGCGGACGACGCTCCGTCGCCCGGCCCGCACGACGGCACGTCGTGA
- a CDS encoding GtrA family protein encodes MSAGPRGVVHRLGELRRLVRYGVAGAASAATHLGVLFVLVEVVGVVPVAASTVGFLCSVAVSYTLQKRWVFASTTATRVALPRFLAVTGVGLLLNAGIMAAGTAWAQGHYALVQLVALVAIPISNYLLNSLWTFR; translated from the coding sequence GTGAGCGCCGGTCCACGAGGGGTCGTCCACCGGCTGGGCGAGCTTCGGCGTCTGGTGCGCTACGGCGTGGCCGGCGCCGCGAGTGCCGCCACCCACCTCGGCGTGCTGTTCGTCCTCGTCGAGGTGGTCGGGGTGGTACCCGTGGCCGCCTCCACCGTCGGCTTCCTGTGCAGCGTGGCCGTGTCCTACACGCTGCAGAAGCGCTGGGTCTTCGCGTCGACGACCGCGACGCGGGTCGCGTTGCCCCGCTTCCTCGCGGTCACCGGCGTCGGGTTGCTCCTCAACGCCGGCATCATGGCGGCCGGGACGGCCTGGGCGCAGGGCCATTACGCGCTCGTGCAGCTGGTCGCGTTGGTCGCCATCCCGATCAGCAACTACCTGCTGAACAGCCTTTGGACGTTCCGCTGA
- a CDS encoding GtrA family protein: MSSAQLRAARPTGLRDLRRLVRYGLAGGTAAATHFGLLALLVEVAGRQPVTASAVGFLGGLVVSYLLQRRFVFATGHAHGHTLPRFLTVVGLGLLLNTLVLFVGTGVLELHYAWVQPAAFALVPLNNYLLNSLWTFR, translated from the coding sequence ATGTCCAGCGCCCAGCTCCGCGCCGCACGGCCCACGGGTCTGCGCGACCTGCGCCGGCTCGTGCGCTACGGGCTCGCGGGCGGGACGGCGGCCGCCACCCACTTCGGCCTGCTCGCGCTGCTCGTCGAGGTGGCGGGGCGGCAACCGGTGACGGCGTCCGCGGTCGGATTCCTGGGCGGGCTGGTGGTGTCCTACCTGCTGCAGCGACGGTTCGTGTTCGCGACCGGCCACGCGCACGGTCACACGCTGCCGCGGTTCCTGACCGTGGTGGGGCTCGGTCTGCTGCTCAACACGCTCGTCCTGTTCGTGGGCACCGGGGTGCTCGAGCTGCACTACGCCTGGGTGCAACCGGCCGCGTTCGCGTTGGTGCCGCTCAACAACTACCTGCTCAACAGCCTCTGGACGTTCCGCTGA
- a CDS encoding CAP domain-containing protein — translation MPRRSRLDRLTVVLLAALVGSLLAAPAAHAVDRPDLAGQFVDSVNAERVQRGLPRLHLADDLAAVARRHSVRMADAQHLHHNPKLTTDVKNWQRVSENVGRGRSVSSLHRLFMESDGHRRNILDANVTQVGVGVEVRDGTVWVTKVFRRPTNSASTASVGGFRDVKSGNPHRRNIDRLTRAGVTIGCSSDRYCPTTSVNRGQMATFIGRATGTLPTEGGPYTDVPTSGHPHAGNVNGTSAAKITFGCAKTRYCPEQALTRTEMAAFLGRALGLSPKPLRDFSDVDRNDPHAGYIQALADIGVTEGCAKGRYCPDDAVSRQQMASFLVRAFEL, via the coding sequence GTGCCGCGTCGAAGCCGCCTCGACCGCCTCACCGTCGTCCTGCTCGCGGCGCTCGTGGGCAGCCTGCTCGCCGCGCCAGCCGCACACGCCGTCGACCGGCCCGACCTCGCCGGCCAGTTCGTCGACTCCGTGAACGCCGAGCGGGTCCAGCGTGGCCTGCCCCGACTGCACCTCGCGGACGACCTCGCCGCGGTCGCGCGTCGCCACAGCGTGCGGATGGCCGACGCCCAGCACCTGCACCACAACCCCAAGCTCACCACGGACGTGAAGAACTGGCAGCGCGTCTCGGAGAACGTCGGCCGCGGCCGGAGCGTCTCCTCGCTGCACCGCCTGTTCATGGAGTCCGACGGGCACCGTCGCAACATCCTCGACGCCAACGTGACGCAGGTCGGCGTCGGCGTCGAGGTCCGCGACGGCACCGTGTGGGTCACCAAGGTGTTCCGCCGGCCGACCAACTCCGCGTCGACCGCCAGCGTCGGCGGGTTCCGCGACGTGAAGAGCGGCAACCCGCACCGCCGCAACATCGACCGCCTGACACGGGCGGGCGTGACCATCGGCTGCTCCTCGGACCGCTACTGCCCCACGACCTCGGTCAACCGCGGTCAGATGGCGACCTTCATCGGCCGGGCGACCGGCACCCTGCCGACGGAGGGCGGGCCCTACACCGACGTGCCCACGTCCGGGCACCCACACGCCGGCAACGTCAACGGCACGAGCGCGGCGAAGATCACGTTCGGCTGCGCGAAGACGCGCTACTGCCCGGAGCAGGCCCTGACCCGGACGGAGATGGCGGCCTTCCTCGGCCGCGCGCTGGGCCTCTCGCCCAAGCCACTGCGCGACTTCTCCGACGTCGATCGCAACGACCCGCACGCCGGCTACATCCAGGCCCTGGCCGACATCGGGGTCACCGAGGGCTGCGCCAAGGGCCGCTACTGCCCCGACGACGCCGTGAGCCGCCAACAGATGGCGAGCTTCCTCGTGCGCGCCTTCGAGCTCTGA